In Aurantimicrobium minutum, the DNA window CAGGGGACACCTATTGTCCTTTCACACCCAGCAGACCCTGCAGCACTCGCCATTAACGAGTTAGCCCGCGTGATTGCTCACAGCGGGCCATCTCGTGCAGGTATCAACCTGGGTATTTCACCGGTTTAGTCTCCGATGTAACTCATCACGTGCTTGATACGTGTGTAGTCATCAAAGCCATATCCGGAGAGGTCCTTGCCGTAACCGGAGTGCTTGAAACCACCGTGAGGCATTTCAGCAACGATGGGGATGTGAGTGTTGATCCACACGCAACCAAAGTCCAGCTTTTTTGCCATGCGCATCGCACGGCCGTGGTTTTGGGTCCACACAGAGGACGCTAGTGCGTAGTTCACGTCGTTCGCCCAGGTGAGTGCCTGCGCTTCATCAGTGAACTTCTGCACAGTCATCACGGGGCCGAAGATTTCGTTTTGAATAGCCTCGTCGTTTTGCTTCAGCCCAGAAATGATGGTTGCTTCATGGAAGTAACCCTTATCTCCCTGACGTTGACCACCTAATTCAATGACCGCATTATCTGGCAAGCGCTCAATGAAACCCTGAACCTGAGCAAGCTGGTTCACATTATTGACCGGTCCAAACATGGTGGTGGGGTCAAGAGGTGAACCGGTGATCGCGTTAGCACGTGCATACTTGACCAGCTCTGCCATGAACTCGTTATAAATGCCTTCTTGCACCAGCAAACGAGTTGCTGCTGTGCAGTCCTGTCCAGCGTTGAAGTAACCAGCACCCACAATTCCTTCGACTGCTGAAGGGATATCGGCATCGTCAAAGACGATGACGGGAGCCTTTCCACCAAGTTCTAGGTGAACACGCTTAAGGTCCGTTGCTGCGCTCTTTGCTACTTCCATGCCGGC includes these proteins:
- a CDS encoding gamma-aminobutyraldehyde dehydrogenase translates to MSAHTFTNFVNGKFVESSSDERLEILNPATEEVYATSPVSNEKDVADAYSAAATAFESWGETTPSERSLALFRIADAMEARAREFAEVESKDTGKPLETLVEYEIMPSVDQIRFFATAARHLEGKSAGEYMADHTSMIRREPIGVIGQVTPWNYPLNMAVWKFAPAIAAGNTIVLKPSDTTPASTMLLAEMASEFLPAGVFNAVMGNRDTGKAMVENKIPQMISITGSVRAGMEVAKSAATDLKRVHLELGGKAPVIVFDDADIPSAVEGIVGAGYFNAGQDCTAATRLLVQEGIYNEFMAELVKYARANAITGSPLDPTTMFGPVNNVNQLAQVQGFIERLPDNAVIELGGQRQGDKGYFHEATIISGLKQNDEAIQNEIFGPVMTVQKFTDEAQALTWANDVNYALASSVWTQNHGRAMRMAKKLDFGCVWINTHIPIVAEMPHGGFKHSGYGKDLSGYGFDDYTRIKHVMSYIGD